The sequence below is a genomic window from Clostridium putrefaciens.
TGATTATATTGCCACTTCTTACAAATCATCAACTGATATCTTTAGATAATCTAATATATCAGTGACTATTTTCCGACCTTTTTTTCTTGATTTTTTTCCTAACTTCCGAATTGTATTAATTATTGTTTTTATCAACTTTAAAATAGCTAGTTCACCTTTAAAAATTTCAATTTTTAAAGTGCTAAAAAACTCTGTAACTACACAAAAAGATTTTAACTCACTTATTTCATTATTATCTTCTTCATAAATAATATTTCTAGCTGAAAAAACTATTGTAGATGAGAGTATTAATGCAATTAGCCTTCCATATAAAAAACACTTGAATCTTTCTATCTTTACCGGTTTTACGTTATCAATTTTAAATATTGATTTCCATATTTTAAACATTATCTCTACTTGCCATCTTAAAGAATAAACATCATGTATTTCTTCTGTAGCTAGTATATTTTCAGGCACATTAGTTATATATACATTTACTCCATTCCAAGCTAAACTTCTATCATTTATGTTGCCACGATCTCTTTTTACTGCTTTTATAAGTTTATTTTTTCTTTTTTCCTTGTTTTCTTCAGATAATTTAGTTATAATTAATCTGCTTTTTAGTTCCTTTTTGGAACCAATGTAGATATCTTTAAGCTCTATTGTTTGACCATCGGCTAATGGTTTTATGAGCTCAAAGATATCTATTTTTATGTATTCAGTTGATTTTAATATTTCTCCCTTTGAGTTTCTTTGGGGGATTGGGATTTTTCTTATATATGACTGTAGTACTTTTTAACTTAGAAATAAAGAATGCACCTTTAGCATCTATTTGCTTTAGATAATCGAGTTTATAATAGCCTAAATCCGCCAACCGAAGGTCTCCAGCTTCAGTATACTTATCCATAACTTCAACATATTTACCGTCGCTTGCTGTTCCATTATAAGTATCACAACATAAAAAGCTTCCAGATAATAAATCATATTGTAGCTGTATTTTTATTGCAGCTTTTGAGCTTGAGCCTCCAGAGCCTTTAAATTCATTGTAGAACTTACTAGGTAAGCCATAGCTAGTAGAGTCATTTACAAGGATTCTACTAAAATTTAATTTTCTATGAGGATGACTTAGTATCTTATTTTGACTTAGCATCATATTATTAAAAACTTCTCGCATAAATTGTACTGAATACTCATTAAATCTTTCATTAAGTGCTTGTGGAGAAATTTCTAAATTATATTGAGCAGCAAGCCTTGCACTTAATGTACTTAAAGATTTACTGCATATATCCTCGCTTAAAAAAGTGTTAAAAGCTAAAAATGTTTCAGCGGTGATTTTGCTTCTTCTTCTAACAAATTTTGTCTTTTTACTAAGCTTATCTAAGAGTTTAAGTGAAAAAACTTCTTTTATATTATTTATAAGTATCTTTAATCTTTTGTGCATATTTTATGGTATCCTTTCTGGTCTAATAATTCCCTAAAAGTTATACCATAAAACAGATAATGGGTTTCTTAGCTTGATGGCTATGGGTTCAAATCCGGGTGGCGCCTCCATAAAATCACTTATATTGTGATACAATGTAAAGTCCTTGATTTCAAGGGCTTTTTTTGTTGTATCACGAATACCACATCTATTAATAAATTCTCTAAGGCAAGTGGTGGTAAATGATAGCGTAGTGGTTTTATAATATATCAAAGCGAAAGATAAGAAAATATTAAAAAGATAAGAAAATATAAGTTTTTTAAAACTATTTTTAAAGCGATTACGAATACTAGTATGTACCGGTAATAAACAAATAAATAAATATATATACAGTAGATTCACAAAAGGAGGTAAAGATGCTAGACCATGAACTGAAGCTCATAAAAAACATTCAGAAAAAAGGCCACAGAGAATCTGCTAATATACTTATTAAAGGCTATTACAGTGAAATTTATGGCTATGTCTTTAAGCAAACCTCCTGTAGACAATTAGCAGCAGATATAACCCAAGAGATTTTTATTAGTATGATTAGGTCTATAGACAATTATAATGTGGAAAGATGTTCTTTTAGAACTTGGATATATAAGATAGCTAGTAATAAGATAATTGACTACTATAGGTCAAAAAGCTATAAACAATGGACAAGCTCAAAGACTATAGATGGGATAGAACTTAAGGCTAAAGGGGATATAGAGGATGATTTTATAAAACGAGAAAGAGTAAAAGATATTTTAGTTATAGTTAATAGTTTTGAAGCTAATCTTCAGCAAATTTTTAGAATGAAGATTTTTGCTGATATGACCTTTAAGGATATAGGAAATGCTTTGGATTTAAATGAATCTACTGTAAAAACGAAGTATTATAGCATGCTAAAAAAGATTAGAATAATGGATAAGGAGGAAACCGCGAATGAGTGATTTAGAAATCAACATGGATGAAATCTTAGACAAAGGTTTAAAAGGGAAAGAGAGTTTCTTTTCATATTTAAAAGCTATTAGAAGTGAACTAGGCTTTAAATATATATTTCATGATAAAAGTGAGTTAATATTTATTATAGTACTTTTAGTAGCCGTCTTTAGCTTCTTTGGTTTGCAATTTAATACGAGTAACAGCCGTGAAATATATTTTGCTTATAGGCTCAAAGTTTACACCTTTTCCACTGCTCCTATTTTTTACTTTTTTATTTGCTCTTATAGCTTTATAAGTAGTAGAGTTCATGGGATTTACGAACTTCAGGCTACTTGTAAATATAACTTTTATAATATCACAGCTATAAGAATGTTTATTTTTAGCATAGTAGCTATGATTATAAACACCTTGATTGTAGTTATGATGTTTTTGGTAAAAAGAAATTTCAATGTGATGGAGATTATAATAGTGTCCATATCAGCCTTGTTTATATTTTCTACATTATATATATTAGTTCTAATAAATTTTAAAGGTAGGTCATATAAGTACTTAATAATGTCATTATGGTTATGTTTACCTATGCTAATGGTACTTGATGTTACTAATAAACCTATAAAGTTATTAGATGAAATACCCTTATATATTCATCTAATAATCACTTTTATAACGGCATTAATATATATAAAGAATTTAAGAAAGCTTATAAAGGTTAAGAGAGGAGAAATTTAAAAATGCTTACAATCAATAATTTAACTAAAAGTTTTGATGATTATATTGTTTTAGAGGATATAAATCTAGAATTTAAAAATGGGGTTTATGGATTACTTGCTCCTAATGGAGCTGGAAAAACTACTTTAATAAAGCTTCTTACTACACTTATATTCCAAACTAAGGGTGAAATTCTTTATGAAGGCACTGATATTATAGCTTTAGATGAAGAGTATAGAGGTATTTTAGGTTATCTGCCACAAAAATTTGGCTATTATAAAAACTATTCACCAAAGCAACTTCTACTTTATTTAGCAGCACTAAAGGGCGTAGATAAGAAAGAAGCGATATTTAACATAGAAAATTTGTTAAAGTTAGTAGCCTTAGAGGATGTAGCTAATAAAAAGATGAAGAAGTTCTCGGGTGGTATGATACAAAGAGTAGGTATAGCGCAATCTTTATTAAATAATCCTAAAATCATAATCTTAGATGAACCTACCGCAGGTCTAGATCCAAAGGAAAGAGTGAGATTTAGAAATATATTAACAGACTTAAGTAGGGATAGAATAGTGATTATATCCACTCATATAGTTAGTGACATAGAATTTATTGCGAACGAAGTTATTATGCTTAAAGATAAGAAGATATTATATAAGGATACTGTAGAGAACGTTTGTAGAACTCTTGAAGGTAAGGTATATGAAACGGAAATAGATTTTTCAGAAGTAAGAAGGTTTAGAGAATGCCATATTTCCTTATCAGAAAAACAGGAAAATGGCAGGATGAAGCTTAGGTTTATAGAAGAGTCAGATAGAAATGAGGATTGGAATCTTGTTAGTCCTAACCTAGAAGACGTATTTTTGTATCAATACAATGAGGGTATATAGATGTTAGACTGTAGTGAAATCTTTAAACACGAAATAAAAAAGATCTTCAAATCTCCAATAGTAATAGTGGTTTTTTTAGTTTTTTTAGCATTTGATTTATTTACAGTTTTTAATGGATATAAACTTAGAAATAATCTAGGCGTTTTAAATAATATTGTAGATGAAGTAGGATATAAAATTGATGATGAAATGATGGCTAAATTTAAAGTGTATTATAAGCAAAACCTAGATGAAGCTATGACAATAATAAATAAAAAAGAAGGAAAAAACTATAATTCTATTTCAGATTATTTAAATGAGGATAAAGCTGCTTTTTATAAAGGGAAATATAATAAAGATGAAGAGCAAATAATAAAAGTTACTGGTGAAATAGAAGATTATTATATGGCAATACCAAACCTTATTGAAAGTTATAATAATATTGATATCACTAAGATCTCTGGAAAATCTATTGAATTTCTTAATTTATCCGGTGAAGCCGAAGAGATGTCTAAACAAGGGTTTGAAAAGTTTAATAAAAGATTTACACAAATCAAAGAAAATGAAGAGCAAATGTATCTATTTTTTAATGGTAAGAACTATGATATGCACAGATTTTTGTATAAGAACATACTTAGAAACATTATTATTCAGATGATGATATTGATACCACTGATAGCCACCTTTTTTATGAATTATGAATTTGAGAATGATACTAGCTTAGTGGCCTATAGCTCAAAGCGAGGAAGAAATTTAATTTGCGATAAATTAAAAGCTATTATAGTAGCTGTTTTGATTTTAGGTACGGTGCTTTTAACTATTGTTTTGACAACATTTTTCTTTGTATATGATTATAGTAGGGTTTGGAATACATCTATAAGTAGTTTTTTTTACTCGGAGGGCAAGAACCTTTATATGAGTTGGTTTAACTTAACAGTTAAACAGTATTTAATGTTGATGATATTATTAACCTACAGTTGTTTTTTGCTTTTTACTAGTATAGCTTTTGTAATTGGAAGATTTATAAAAAATAGCTTTATAGGATTCGTTAGTTTTTTTATTATAAGCGGTATTGGATTTATGCTACCGTCTTTTATAAGTGGTAGTAGTAGATTTAGGATTTATTCTGCATTTACACCTTTTACCTTGATTTTCAATCTAGAACTTAGGTTTATGGAAAGCGGGGGATTAAGTATTTTTAAACATTATGAACTAATAACTGTAATCAATTGGAGCATTATAATGATAATAGTTATGTGGTATTCAATAAAAAGCTTTAAAAAGCAATGTATAAGTTAGGGGGAACCATGAGAATTATTTTTAATGAAGTTAAAAAGATTTTAAATGTAAAAAGTATATTTGTTCTATGTATGATAAGTTTTGTTATGTATTACATGTTTATAAGTTCTGAAATAAATCTATTTCCTAGTCGTGGAGACGAAGCGATTTATACAATAGCTAAAGAGGTGATAAAGCAAAAAGGTAATCATTTAGAGGATGAGGACTTAGGATATCTTAAAAATTTAGAACTGAATTTTAAAAAAGAAGCTGATAATTATCTTAAGGAAAATGAATATGCTAAGGATTTGGGGGTTGATAGTTATGACAAATTCCAGGAATTTAATTCAAATCTAAAAGGGGAAGTTAAAAAGCTGGATGAGTTATCTAATAACATATCTTTTAAAGAGATAGAAGAGTCACTTTCAAAGATCCGATCTATGGGATATTTTATTGATAACTTTGAAAATAAAGATAATAATTCATATATTGAAAGCGGAGCACAAAAAGATAGATTAACAGAAATAAACAAAACCAAAGTAAATAATGACATTCTACCTTGGTTTATATTTGATAATTATAACAGTTTTATAATTAATACTACTTTACTTGTACTAGTGTCTATAATATTTATTTTAGGACCTATATTTACTAAAGATGAAGTGGTGAATATGGAGGTGCTTCAGTATACTACAAGAAGAGGAAGAAGATTATATAAGGATAAAATAGCTGCAGCATTAATATCTGCATTTATAATGGTTACTTTAGAATTAAGCATACTATTTACTTTGTTTTTAACAAGACAAAATACTGTGGAGCTTTTTTATAATTCAAACATAAATTCCTGTTTTAAATACGGGGCTAATTGGTTTGATTTAACACTAATTCAATATATTATTTTATCAATTATTATTGTATATACCTTAGCTTTTGCCTTAGCCCTTATAATTTCTTACGTATCAAGAAAATCGCATAGATATATAACTTTCACAGGAATATCACTTTTAATAGTAATAAGTTTAAGCAAAATAATAACTAGTAATACCATAATGCTTGGAATTGGTTCCATAGATACACCTCAGTTTTTGGTATTTGGATTTATATCAGCTATGCTTTTAATAGGAGTAGTTTCTTTAGAAGTAAGATATAAAAAAGAAAAGTTGTTAGATATATTTTAGCCTAGTTGTAAAATAAAATTGAACAAATAAAAATAAAAATGAATTTTAATCATAAATTACAAACATATTATGTAAAATATGGATCTGTATAGGGCGAGATTTCAACTAATTTTTAAATAATTGAAAAAATAATTGAAAATAGCTTGATTTATGTAGCAAACTAGCCTATGATTAATTAATAGCTTAAATTTAATAGTAAGTAGTAAAATACGTATACAAAGAGTTTAAGAAAAATAAAATTTCGGAGGTACACAATATATGAACGGAACAGTTAAATGGTTTAACACAGAAAAAGGATTTGGATTTATCACAGGAGACGACGGAACAGACGTTTTCGCACATTTTTCTCAAATCAATGTAGAAGGTTACAAAGCTCTTGAAGAAGGACAAAAAGTTTCTTACGATGTAGTTGAAGGACCTAAAGGACCACAAGCAGAAAACATTACTATTGTATAGTTAATAAATGTTTTAGACCTTAGATAGTTATCTATCTAAGGTCTTTTAAATTTTAAAGCAATAATTCTTTTCATGCCCACCATCTCGAATTTTAAATCTGATTTTATCTTACCTTACCTTCTAGCGATTCAGGTCCCTGTAATTATGATCTCATAAAATCATCAAACATAAAAGCAATAAAAATAAGCTGAAACATTAAATGAAGTTATAACTATTGGCCTTCTATGATAAATAAGCTGCCCCTATCAGTTAAACCGCTTTCTTTCAAATAAAGTGGAGTTATGTTATGCTTTTTTAAAAACATTTTAACCTTATCGCCATAAACATATTTATCTAAGCTTCCAAAGAAGGCTAATGTGTTTTTATCTATAAGACCACAAGTGCCACCTATAAACCCATAGTTCAAAGGGAAAAGCTCTATGTCTCCAGGTGGCAATAATAATACATCTGCACCTAAGGAATCTAAGGATTCTTTTATTTTAATATCATTAGTTAAAAAAGCGTCTTTAGAAATTATAGCAGTAGAACATTTAGTGTATCCTTGAGATACATTTAAAATCTTTTTATCATCTATGTAATTCAATAAGTTTTTATCTGTATAAGTTAGATTGTGCAAAAAGAACTTTTCTGTATTTAATGCATTTAATATAATATTTCCAGGGTAATTAAATCCAATGTCATTAAATGAGAAGTGTATATTGTAGCCTAATTTAGAAAGTTCTTTCATAAAGTCATCATTAATCTTAGGGTGTACCATTATATCAGATTTAGATAATACATTAATTTGTATATCGGGATGACCAGAGATAGCTGCGTAAACTCCTTCATAAGAAGGGCATTTTAATACCTTTATATTCAAATCTTGTAAACTTTTAATCTCCTCTTTGGAAATTCTGAAATCCACTATAGCAACTTTCATTTTCTACCTACTTTCTATTATGTATTTTAAATTTGTTATTTTGTATATAGTATCATGTATTTAAAAATTCATTTATATAATTTATATGTATGTCGATATTTGTTATAAAATTTTTGTATATACATTAGTTTAAAACACATACTATGTTTAAGAAGGGAGTGATATCATGGTTCTACTTACTATAATTTATGAAAGTGGTTTAGATATTGCACCAAATATACAAGACGTAGTTAAAATTTTAAAAAATAAAGACATTAATCTTGGTATTTGCGAGAGTCAAAATAATAATACTCACTTCATTAAAATAATGTGTGATGATAAAATATACAGTGAATCATTAGTGGAAAGGGTCAATTATTATATAAGTAATTGTATATATGATATATTAATAAGCTTTGTATGTGAAGATGATATTTATAAATTTATTTTAGATAATTATTTCTTTTTTAATGAAGACGAAATAAGAGAAGTAGAAAAACAAATAATTAATATATTGAAATATAATAAATCATTAAAAGAAGATGCAGATATATATTATGAAAACAGAAAAAATCATATATTACTAAAGATTAAGTCCTGCCTAGAAGAAAATAGGCAGATTAATATAGATGGATATATTACATTTAGGCTTAAGGAATTAATGGTAGACATAGAAGAGATATCGAATAAGGTTGCAGAGAATTACATGATAGAAAGAGAATATAATGAATTTATAAAGCTTCTTAAATATTTTGTGGATATTCAAGAAAGCAAAATAGATAAGATTAATATAATAATATCAAAAGAGGGCACTTATGATGTAAAAGATGACAAAGGTAATAGTATATTAAATACATTCGTAGCTGATATATTAGAAAATGAATTTAATGACCCTTCCATTAATACTGAAGATATTATAATAAGTGGACTCATAACAAATGTACCAAATTCTATAATAATTCATGGAAGTTCTTATTGTTTTAATAAAGAATTTATTGAAACTATAAAGAATGTGTTTACCTATAGGGTAGAAGTGTGTGATGGGTGTGATTTATGTAATGGTAAACCACTTATATTTTCCACATAATCTTTTAGAATAAATTTTAAATATATCATTATATTTTTATTGACATAGTAAAGATATAATGATAGAATAACGTAGTAAAGAAGAAACAGCCGTTTCTCACCTTGCAGCATTGCTAGTAAGGTAATTAAACTTAACTTTAAGAAATAAAGTTGATTTGTTAATTGAGACGGCATTTATGCCGTCTTTTTTAGATTTTATATATTTTGAATTACATGGAGGTGAAAAGTATTAATAAAAACTTAATTATGAATGAAAAAATCAGAGAAAAAGAAATAAGGGTAAATGATGATAATGGCCCATTAGGTATTATGTCATCTAAAGAAGCATTAGATATAGCTGAAGAAAGAGAACTTGATTTAGTTATGATATCTCCTGGTGCGAACCCACCTGTTTGTAAGATCATGGATTATGGTAAACATCTTTATGAACAAACCAGAAAAGAAAAAGACGCTAGAAAAAAGCAAAAGATTGTTAATGTTAAAGAGATAAGATTTAGTCCTACTATAGAAGAACATGATATTTCTATAAAGGCTAAAAAAGCTAGAGGTTTCTTAATGGATGGAGATAAAGTAAAAGTAACCGTAAGATTTAGAGGCAGAGAAGCTGATTATGCTCATGTAGGAAACAAGATATTAAAAAGTTTTTTAGGAAAAATGGAAGATATATGCGTAGTGGAAAAGCCTGCCAAACTAGAAGGAAGAAACATGGCTATGGTTTTGGCACCTAAAAAAGCATAATTCTGGAGGGAGGATCTTATAATGCCAAAAATGAAAACTCATAGAGGAGCAGCAAAAAGATTTAAGTTAACAGGAAGTGGAAGACTAAAGAGAGCTAAAGCTTTCAAAAGCCACATATTAACTAAGAAATCACCTAAGAGAAAAAGAAACTTAAGAAAAACAGCATATGTATCAAATACTCAAGAAAAAACAATGAAAAAATTATTACCATATTTATAATATACATCACACGATAGGAGGTTTATAACATGGCAAGAGTAAAGAGAGCGGTAAATTCTCGCAAAAACCACAAGAAAGTATTAAAACTTGCAAAAGGATACTACGGTGGTAAGAGCAAGTTATTTAAAACTGCTAATGAAACAGTTATAAGAGCACAAAGAAATGCTTATGTAGGAAGAAAACTTAAGAAGAGAGACTATAGAACACTTTGGATCGCAAGAATAAATGCAGGTACTAGAATGAATGGTCTTTCATATTCAAAGTTTATGAATGGAATCAAATTAGCTGGAATTGATATAAACAGAAAAATGTTATCAGAAATAGCTATAAATGATCCTAAGGCTTTTTCAGACTTAGTAGCAGTAGCTAAACAACATATAAATGCATAATAAATAATTATATTAATGCGACTATAGTCGCATTTTTATTTATATTAAATCCAACATATAGTAGCATTATCTTATAAGATAATGCTACTATATGTTGGATGGTAATATAAAATTTTTTTTTGAGGTGATAAACAATGCAGATAAGTTTTTTAAAAAAGATAAGTCTAAATGCAGTGCAGATATTAGCAATAGGGTTTGCAATAGTTATATTTATAGGTGCTGTAATGCTTACTTTACCAATATCATCTTCAAATGGTACGGTTACTAATTTTCTTGATTCTTTATTTACATCCACATCAGCGGTTTGTGTAACAGGTTTAATTACTGTAGATACAGGCACGCATTGGAGTTATTTTGGTAAAACTGTTATAATGCTATTAATTGAAATTGGAGGACTTGGATTTATGTCTTTTGCTACTTTAATAGCATTACTAATGGGGAAAAAGATAACATTAAAAGAGCGGTTATTATTGCAAGAGGCACTTAATACTTCTAACATTCAAGGGCTAGTAAAGCTTGCTAGGTATCTACTTATGTTTACTTTATCAGTTCAACTTTCCGGAGCCCTTTTATTATCCACACAGTTTATACCGGAGTTTGGTATTGGAAAGGGTATATATTATAGTATATTTCATGCTGTATCAGCTTTTTGTAATGCTGGATTTGATTTAATTGGTAACTTTTCCAGTTTGACAGGCTATGCCAATAACTCTGTTGTAATACTTACTATAGGAGGGTTAATAGCCATAGGAGGATTAGGATTTGCTGTTTGGGCAGAATTATATAATTATAAGAAGTCTAAAAGACTATCTTTGCATGCAAAGGTAGTAGTTTCAATGACCTTATTTTTAATGATAGCTGGTAGTATATTAATGTTTATATTTGAATTTAATAATCCTGGAACTATGAAGGGTATGTCATTTAAAGGGAAGATATTATCTTCTATATTTGCATCAGTTTCACCTAGAACCGCTGGCTTTAATTCTATATCAACAGATGCTATGAGTACAGCAGGTAAGTTTTTAACTATAATTTTGATGTTTATAGGAGGTTCACCTGGATCTACAGCAGGAGGTATAAAAACTGCTACGGCAGGAATTTTGATTATGACAGTAATTTCAGTAATTAGGGGAAGAAACGATACAGAGG
It includes:
- a CDS encoding transposase, with the protein product MRKIPIPQRNSKGEILKSTEYIKIDIFELIKPLADGQTIELKDIYIGSKKELKSRLIITKLSEENKEKRKNKLIKAVKRDRGNINDRSLAWNGVNVYITNVPENILATEEIHDVYSLRWQVEIMFKIWKSIFKIDNVKPVKIERFKCFLYGRLIALILSSTIVFSARNIIYEEDNNEISELKSFCVVTEFFSTLKIEIFKGELAILKLIKTIINTIRKLGKKSRKKGRKIVTDILDYLKISVDDL
- a CDS encoding IS4 family transposase yields the protein MHKRLKILINNIKEVFSLKLLDKLSKKTKFVRRRSKITAETFLAFNTFLSEDICSKSLSTLSARLAAQYNLEISPQALNERFNEYSVQFMREVFNNMMLSQNKILSHPHRKLNFSRILVNDSTSYGLPSKFYNEFKGSGGSSSKAAIKIQLQYDLLSGSFLCCDTYNGTASDGKYVEVMDKYTEAGDLRLADLGYYKLDYLKQIDAKGAFFISKLKSTTVIYKKNPNPPKKLKGRNIKIN
- a CDS encoding RNA polymerase sigma factor, whose translation is MLDHELKLIKNIQKKGHRESANILIKGYYSEIYGYVFKQTSCRQLAADITQEIFISMIRSIDNYNVERCSFRTWIYKIASNKIIDYYRSKSYKQWTSSKTIDGIELKAKGDIEDDFIKRERVKDILVIVNSFEANLQQIFRMKIFADMTFKDIGNALDLNESTVKTKYYSMLKKIRIMDKEETANE
- a CDS encoding ATP-binding cassette domain-containing protein, which encodes MLTINNLTKSFDDYIVLEDINLEFKNGVYGLLAPNGAGKTTLIKLLTTLIFQTKGEILYEGTDIIALDEEYRGILGYLPQKFGYYKNYSPKQLLLYLAALKGVDKKEAIFNIENLLKLVALEDVANKKMKKFSGGMIQRVGIAQSLLNNPKIIILDEPTAGLDPKERVRFRNILTDLSRDRIVIISTHIVSDIEFIANEVIMLKDKKILYKDTVENVCRTLEGKVYETEIDFSEVRRFRECHISLSEKQENGRMKLRFIEESDRNEDWNLVSPNLEDVFLYQYNEGI
- a CDS encoding cold-shock protein codes for the protein MNGTVKWFNTEKGFGFITGDDGTDVFAHFSQINVEGYKALEEGQKVSYDVVEGPKGPQAENITIV
- a CDS encoding DUF6873 family GME fold protein; the encoded protein is MKVAIVDFRISKEEIKSLQDLNIKVLKCPSYEGVYAAISGHPDIQINVLSKSDIMVHPKINDDFMKELSKLGYNIHFSFNDIGFNYPGNIILNALNTEKFFLHNLTYTDKNLLNYIDDKKILNVSQGYTKCSTAIISKDAFLTNDIKIKESLDSLGADVLLLPPGDIELFPLNYGFIGGTCGLIDKNTLAFFGSLDKYVYGDKVKMFLKKHNITPLYLKESGLTDRGSLFIIEGQ
- the ytxC gene encoding putative sporulation protein YtxC, giving the protein MVLLTIIYESGLDIAPNIQDVVKILKNKDINLGICESQNNNTHFIKIMCDDKIYSESLVERVNYYISNCIYDILISFVCEDDIYKFILDNYFFFNEDEIREVEKQIINILKYNKSLKEDADIYYENRKNHILLKIKSCLEENRQINIDGYITFRLKELMVDIEEISNKVAENYMIEREYNEFIKLLKYFVDIQESKIDKINIIISKEGTYDVKDDKGNSILNTFVADILENEFNDPSINTEDIIISGLITNVPNSIIIHGSSYCFNKEFIETIKNVFTYRVEVCDGCDLCNGKPLIFST
- the infC gene encoding translation initiation factor IF-3; the encoded protein is MNEKIREKEIRVNDDNGPLGIMSSKEALDIAEERELDLVMISPGANPPVCKIMDYGKHLYEQTRKEKDARKKQKIVNVKEIRFSPTIEEHDISIKAKKARGFLMDGDKVKVTVRFRGREADYAHVGNKILKSFLGKMEDICVVEKPAKLEGRNMAMVLAPKKA
- the rpmI gene encoding 50S ribosomal protein L35, which translates into the protein MPKMKTHRGAAKRFKLTGSGRLKRAKAFKSHILTKKSPKRKRNLRKTAYVSNTQEKTMKKLLPYL
- the rplT gene encoding 50S ribosomal protein L20; the protein is MARVKRAVNSRKNHKKVLKLAKGYYGGKSKLFKTANETVIRAQRNAYVGRKLKKRDYRTLWIARINAGTRMNGLSYSKFMNGIKLAGIDINRKMLSEIAINDPKAFSDLVAVAKQHINA
- a CDS encoding TrkH family potassium uptake protein is translated as MQISFLKKISLNAVQILAIGFAIVIFIGAVMLTLPISSSNGTVTNFLDSLFTSTSAVCVTGLITVDTGTHWSYFGKTVIMLLIEIGGLGFMSFATLIALLMGKKITLKERLLLQEALNTSNIQGLVKLARYLLMFTLSVQLSGALLLSTQFIPEFGIGKGIYYSIFHAVSAFCNAGFDLIGNFSSLTGYANNSVVILTIGGLIAIGGLGFAVWAELYNYKKSKRLSLHAKVVVSMTLFLMIAGSILMFIFEFNNPGTMKGMSFKGKILSSIFASVSPRTAGFNSISTDAMSTAGKFLTIILMFIGGSPGSTAGGIKTATAGILIMTVISVIRGRNDTEVFHKRISKDIVYRAFAVTTLGLVLITVVTMILSITEVGASFEYLLYEVTSAFATVGLTLGLTTKLTSIGKILIALTMYFGRVGPMTVVLALTNKKGNNAIRYPEEKIMVG